The genomic interval TAATTGTCACGGTTGTCCCTAATTTCTCACGAAGATTCGTTTCATACTCTTTGATAAAAATATCCTTTTTCGTTTGCTCTTTCTTCTTTGTTTCACGTGAAACGCCCTCATTTAATTGCTGAATGTATCGTTCTAGTTGACGAACATTCATCTTTTCTTGCATCACCTTTGAAACAACTATATTTAATTTCTCTTTTTTCTTTAAAGAAAGCAAGGCTCGTCCATGTCCCATTGAAATCTTGCCTTCTGAAATATAATTTCGAATTTCTTCCGGCAATGTTAGTAGTCGAACATGATTGGTAATATGGGGACGACTTTTCCCAAGACGCTTTGCCAGTTCATCTTGAGTGATATTTAATCGCTCTAGTAATAGTTGATAAGCAAATGCTTCTTCAATTGGATTTAAATCTTCTCTTTGCAAATTTTCTAAAATAGCAAGCTCCATCATTTGCTGCTCGCTAAATTCCCTCACCACAACAGGTACAGTTTTTAAACCGGCCTCCGTTGCTGCACGGTATCGCCTTTCACCGACAACAATCTCATAGCCTTTAATACTTTTTCGGGCAATGATGGGCTGCAAAATACCATGTACAAGAATAGATTGCTTTAGTTCTTCAATTGCCTCTCCATCGAATATTTTTCTTGGCTGGTAAGGGTTCGGTCTTAATTCTTGTAACTTCACTTCTTTAATGATTTCATCTTTTTCGACTTCAACCTTTTCAACATTATTAAACAATGCATTAATCCCTTTGCCAAGTCCTCTAGCCATTTACTACCACTTCCTTTGCCAATTCTAGATAAACCTCCGCCCCTTTTGACTTTGGGTCATATATAATAATCGGTTCTCCGTGGCTTGGCGCCTCACTTAAACGAACATTCCGTGGAATAATCGTACGATAGACTTTATCTTGGAAATATTTCTTTACCTCATCAATGACTTGAATACCTAAATTTGTTCTAGCATCAAACATAGTGAGTAAAACACCTTCAATTCTCAAATCCTGATTTAAATGCTTTTGCACAATTCGAACCGTGTTAAGCAGCTGACTTAGACCTTCTAAGGCGTAGTATTCACATTGTACAGGAATTAAGACAGCATCCGCAGCAGTAAGTGCATTTAACGTAAGCAAGCTTAATGATGGCGGACAATCAATCAAAATATAATCATATTGATGAACAACCTCTTCTAAAGCCCGCTTTAAACGAATTTCCCTTGAAATGGTTGGCACAAGTTCAATTTCAGCTCCTGCTAACTGAATCGATGCTGGAATGACATCTAGATTTTCAATCTTCGTTTCTTTAATGACAGCACTTGCTTCCACATCATCCACTAATACATCGTAAATACATTGTTCCACATCCGATTTATCAATCCCTGCACCACTTGTTGAATTTCCTTGCGGATCAATATCTACAAGCAGCACTTTTTTTCCTATATAGGCTAAACAAGCACTAAGGTTAACGGTTGTTGTCGTTTTTCCGACACCGCCTTTTTGATTCGCAATGGCAAGAATCCTACCCACAAAGTCACCTACTTTCGACACAAATCTATCTATCTCTCTATCTATTATCTATTTTATCATGAATAATTTACTAAAATCTTATAAATATTGGTTATTTGTTAGATTACCTTTTCAGGTAGATTTGTTTTAATGACCCTTTCCTCGCTATACTAAAAAACGACATTATGCTACAGTGCGTGGTTAATGAAAAAGAAGCTTGGCAATCCAAGATTACCAAGCCACTCGCTATTTAAGGTCTTTTCTTCGGTATTTTAATCGTAAATTGATAATACTCATCGAAATCTTCTTCTTCTGTATCTACATTAATGCCATTATCTGTGACCATATTTAAAGATTGGCGAATCGTGTTGACCGCAATTCGCATATCTTTACTAAAAGCTTTACGCTTTGGCTTTGGCTTTGGTTTTTGATCAGAATTGGAGAGTAGTTTAACTACACATTCTTCTGTTTGCTTGACATTTAAACCCTTTTCGATAATTTCCTCTAAAAGCTTTACCTGCATCATCGGATTTTTCAAAGGGAT from Peribacillus asahii carries:
- a CDS encoding ParB/RepB/Spo0J family partition protein, with translation MARGLGKGINALFNNVEKVEVEKDEIIKEVKLQELRPNPYQPRKIFDGEAIEELKQSILVHGILQPIIARKSIKGYEIVVGERRYRAATEAGLKTVPVVVREFSEQQMMELAILENLQREDLNPIEEAFAYQLLLERLNITQDELAKRLGKSRPHITNHVRLLTLPEEIRNYISEGKISMGHGRALLSLKKKEKLNIVVSKVMQEKMNVRQLERYIQQLNEGVSRETKKKEQTKKDIFIKEYETNLREKLGTTVTIKQSKKKGKIEIEFFSQEDLTRILELINQENG
- a CDS encoding ParA family protein; protein product: MGRILAIANQKGGVGKTTTTVNLSACLAYIGKKVLLVDIDPQGNSTSGAGIDKSDVEQCIYDVLVDDVEASAVIKETKIENLDVIPASIQLAGAEIELVPTISREIRLKRALEEVVHQYDYILIDCPPSLSLLTLNALTAADAVLIPVQCEYYALEGLSQLLNTVRIVQKHLNQDLRIEGVLLTMFDARTNLGIQVIDEVKKYFQDKVYRTIIPRNVRLSEAPSHGEPIIIYDPKSKGAEVYLELAKEVVVNG